The proteins below are encoded in one region of Apium graveolens cultivar Ventura chromosome 4, ASM990537v1, whole genome shotgun sequence:
- the LOC141718431 gene encoding uncharacterized protein LOC141718431 → MARFVGDYVDTDEKWAKRFQQGLKPWLRSRVAAFELTTYAEVVQKAMVIEGESDQNLKEKESKKRKFGNNGEGSTRGSQSGKNFKKFGFQNQEGPRSCNYNKAGIVCFKCKSKGHYANEYRSPKPYVTCFKCGKTSHMSRDCKTPGNNKLMQLTAVPYNQAMTSSVPILQLPSNQPSESATPMFPPSYPAQVKTFNMNIKDAVQSSEVVTSTLSINNINAKVLFNFGATRSFISESFVGKLNCEIELLVEPLSIILANREQVSIKSICPRYKIEISGYSFPASLIPFQLGELDIILGMDWLAEHGAQIDCKKKKVVLKSPQGKKVEFKGQKQVKPFLTMIQAKKLLRQGCEGYLAHVIDRAKETPNIESIPIVSEFPDVFPDELSRLPPDRQIEFSIDLAPGMEPISKAPYCMAPTEMKELAKQLQQLLDKGVIRTSLTPWATEEVSRLSKINEKLEIEKQKLELQLFELEIVKQENEYLKNKLNNKKNVREKGKVIANQDFPVMMRKLDAPLFKACEFNFSEIELVIKQELADEDSEKKNAETTAQMNLQRSQ, encoded by the exons ATGGCTAGGTTTGTTGGAGATTATGTGGACACGGATGAAAAGTGGGCGaaaagatttcaacaaggattgaagccttggCTACGAAGCAGAGTGGCTGCTTTTGAATTGACCACATATGCTGAAGTGGTCCAGAAGGCGATGGTAATTGAAGGAGAAAGTGATCAAAACttgaaggagaaagagagtaagaaaagaaagtttggaAACAATGGTGAAGGATCGACTCGAGGGAGTCAAAGTGGCAAGAATTTTAAGAAGTTTGGATTCCAGAACCAGGAAGGACCCCGAAGCT GTAACTACAATAAGGCTGGCAtcgtttgtttcaagtgcaaatCGAAAGGTCATTATGCGAATGAGTACCGAAGCCCGAAGCCTTATGTTACATGCTTCAAGTGTGGAAAGACCAGTCATATGTCGAGGGATTGCAAGACCCCCGGAAACAATAAGTTAATGCAATTGACGGCCGTCCCTTACAATCAAGCAATGACATCTTCTGTTCCAATTCTTCAACTACCTTCAAATCAACCTTCTGAATCTGCAACTCCAATGTTCCCTCCCTCCTATCCTGCTCAGGTCAAGACATTCAACATGAATATCAAGGATGCTGTGCAGAGTTCTGAAGTTGTGACAAGTACGCTTTCTATCAACAACATCAATGCTAAAGTGCTATTTAATtttggagctactagatctttcatATCTGAATCTTTTGTTGGCAAGTTGAATTGTGAAATTGAATTGTTAGTTGAACCCTTATCTATCATTTTGGCTAATCGAGAACAAGTATCTATTAAAAGTATTTGCCCCCGGTATAAAATAGAGATTTCAGGCTATAGTTTCCCTGCTTCCCTTATACCTTTTCAACTAGGAGAATTAGAcattatattaggaatggattggttagcagaGCATGGTGCTCAAATCgattgtaagaagaagaaagtggTTCTTAAGTCCCCTCAAGGAAAGAAAGTAGAGTTTAAAGGGCAGAAACAAGTTAAACCATTTttgacaatgattcaagctaaaaagttgtTAAGACAAGGGTGTGAAGGGTATTTGGCTCATGTAATTGATAGAGCTAAGGAGACGCCGAATATAGAAAGTATCCCGATAGTTAGCGAATTTCCTGATGTATTTCCGGATGAACTTTCTAGATTGCCGCCTGATCGTCAAATTGAGTTTTctatcgacttagcacctggcATGGAACCCATATCGAAGGCACCTTATTGTATGGCACCAacagaaatgaaggaattggccaagcAACTACAACAGTTATtagataaaggagttataaggaCGAGTTTAactccgtggg CTACTGAAGAAGTTAGTAGACTATCAAAgattaatgagaagcttgagattgaaaagCAAAAATTGGAGCTGCAGCTTTTTGAGCTTGAAatagtcaagcaagaaaatgaatatctgaaaaacaagctcaa taACAAGAAAAATGTACGTGAAAAAGGGAAAGTAATTGCTAATCAAGATTTCCCAGTTATGATGAGAAAATtagatgcacctttgttcaaggcatgtgagtTTAATTTCAGTGAGattgagttggtcatcaagcaagaacttgcagatgaagacaGTGAAAAGAAGAATGCAGAAACCACAGCACAAATGAACCTGCAAAGAAGTCAATAA